The following nucleotide sequence is from Pseudoliparis swirei isolate HS2019 ecotype Mariana Trench chromosome 7, NWPU_hadal_v1, whole genome shotgun sequence.
TTTTTATACTGAGAGGATGTAATCTTATTATCGGCTATCAACTCTCTTTCTGCAGATTAATTTTGATATTCCAGAGGAGTTTGGGATTACAATGCCGAGCAATCTATTTTGAGTTCTAATCTGCTGACTCTGCGCTCTGCACCTCGGGCTGCTTTCAAACTTCATTCAACAGTTAAGATCAGAATCAGATGTCACAGCGATGGCCTGGAGAATGAGAATCGGCgaggagaaaaataataatagagagATGGGCCGATTATGTGACATTTAGGGTATATTTTAATGGCTTTCTTGCTGAGAGATAAGTTAAGTAACCATCTAATAATGTTATATATGCTCGCTAGTAGCCCGTAAGACTAGCCGAGCATAAAGAGTGCCTTGCTTTGTCCAAAGGTCACTAACTACACCTAATGCTACCAGCATTATTCTAAAGTAACACATAATATTGGAGTTAGCTAGTTTATGCTTTTGTTTATCTAGTTCAGTTTGTCTTAAGGCCTAACCGGTCCTGACCATAAAACATTAACTTGTTTTGACAGTTCAGTTTTTAAAAGTTACACAAACGAGATATAACGTGTTAGTTAACTTTGCCTTAAGAGTGGTCGTAAAAAAGTGTCCCCACATTAGGACTAATCTGAAATGAGTTGTAGCCGCTTCCAAGCCGGACGACCAGGAGACATCAAGCTCTTCCATGTCCTCAGGAAAtgtcacatctctctctctctctctcatatacatatatatatatatatattagggctgtcagcgttaacgcgttaatctatgcgattaatttggccgcgattaacgcactaaaatattttaccgcaattaacgcaactttgtttacttccgatgtgcgttgaagttgttgcactcctgtgagtgtcaagccgcggcagtccgcctccttcctcccgtctgctcctcgatattcacagaggaacatcgggcgacgtgtcggtgacgcggggcggaaggtgcaggggacttttttgttgttgctccgccccgatgcgcgcgcagacacgccggcatggagctctgcggcgcgcgagacggagaaccgagaagagtgaacgacacgtcgagacagaatgacatgctgctgtagagacgaccaacaacagacgtttagtttaataaaagaacaaagacgtctttaaggaaagaaccggacattacttctgctgttatctggcgcgatagagaacatgacaggggggcggggcctcaccctgatagaatggtgggggaaacactgggatgtgtcacttgcaaaagcctttaaaaggtcaatttacatttttttgtaaaatcgagaaaatgagcccagactccagagggttaacattacatatttgtcagtttatcaaggccacttgttctgctgttgttcagtgttaaagatgacaggaccaatggggtctctaatacacctttgtttacttatctgaatgtttcactgaagaaacaatttatcattcacgatattaaatacctcgccggcactttatatgtaggagcctctttgaaaacacagctctgtgtgaagttttgtctttaaaaaagaatacaattaaacaagtgtctgaaatacacgctgtctgaagttcatttagaagatttagtctttagaagaaaaacaacttttaatcgcgattaatgaatttcaaaatgtgtgattaatTAGTAAACAAATttttatcgattgacagccctaatatatatatatatattatgagcaCCGGGAAGGGACGTTCAGCTTTGAAGCTTTGTGAGGATTTAAACCGTCTGACTCCAAACTAATATCACCTCCTGCAGTGAAACATGGCATGTCGAGGGAACCCTCTGAATATTTAACAGCATTGTCCCGGCATGGAAACAGACCTGGAGCTGTGGCGACATCAGGATCTCTTTAAGTCACGTGCAGAGTGACCGGTCCCTGAGACCGGCTGCCAGACCTGTCGGGATCAAGAGTTTCCGTCTCAAAGACGACCCACGCCCTCCATGACAAGGTCAAGGGATTTGTCAAGATGTGGAAACTGGTCTTAGACATGCTGGACTTTGCCCCCGatttttggtctgttttttgttctttacccttttatttctccGTTCCCTCTGTATTATATCattaaagtcctgtcttgttaatttgtaaaatcagaataaatatatttgtaaagaGTATCTGCCTGTCACCGGTTCCATTACATCCATACACATTGGGATTCATTCATTTTGGGGTAGACTTCTTCAGAATAAATGAAGTCGCCAATGTGACTTGACAGGATGACTACAATACATTTATCTTTAGAAAAACTAAAAAGTAGTGAGACCACCACCTAGTGGCCAGACATAGTTACTGCTGCAGATGTTATCGAAGTTTATTTTAATGCTACTTTCTACTTCTCGTCAGAGGGCGTTTCTCACTCAACAGCTACAGCGTTGGTACTTTTCTGAATAAGATTAGACATGCAAACTGTTATGCATTAACCTAAACAGATTCCATCTGTTTTTTTTGCATATAATATAAAAAGTTCCGTCTGGTTATTGAATAACGACTACGGTTGTTTCGTTTgtatacctgcaaactcatgagtgaaaaaggtgacaactaataatagtaataacaactttacattgtcattatatataatatggttagtcattcatgaaccaacttcctttttttaaacttgtgtgctctgctgagcttggagtctgttccttcctctaccAGGTTGTCACGATCCTAAAAGTATAACTACTAtactcatacctgcaaactcatgaggggtgaaaaaggtgacaacggggggggggggggggggtgtaggtgttgttgtcaccacactacatccacgttgtttgaagcctcaaagcttttagaaccacaactacagtcattttattgttctgaccacaaatctaaataatgataataaacagtttaagaacaaaaggttctccgctctgactcagccctataatgatagtaataacaaatatacattgtcattatatataatatggttaaagtcattcatgaaccaacttccttttttttgcctgaacagtcctcatggacttttccctgaatctgttctgtctctacctgtttgtcacgatactcatattataacttctatacatattacatacctgccataaatatcatgatacccgataccagaattcaatacaccatacaaacaatatggtaacataattacgagactggtatatttatctataatagtaataaataaaacatctgtatggttcactttttcaacacttaacaaatgacagtaatagtattaatacagccagatatgaatgaaactacatggttccatcatagcattgattatacactatgaggccgttagtctgaccagatgatccacagttcatcaggatgagcagctggagagttacagaactttacagactgaaacatttcacttctggcatctttttatttgttaagccgaagtctctaaagctccgcctcttctctcgctgtgagcgctgcgcagcgcagtgtgcgcagacagctcgacacggagcagcgcgtgcgctctgatcgctctcttaatgaagtatcgatactaaaaatatgctaaatcacatcgtgtttaacgtacgggtactttgttagcatcgctacaccgtgcagcgtgacagcagtcgatgtagcgggctaacattcaagctaacctgaacccccaaacgctgtgttcatctgaacgctgattggccgagacgcgacacgtcccatcaaagatgttttattgcgaagagcaccacttcacacttttctccgcgtctcactgcaatctcaacggcagcgggccaggtgaccccccccaaaaaaactcttcggatctccacgattcacgtggatgacctattttgagttcaaaacggtgaatttcaccgaaaggtgacaagtttgcaggtatgtatactATACCTTCCATAAATCATGATAGCCGATACCAGAAATCAataaaataccataaatacgatactggtatgttgacaccccctccacccaaaacaaaaactcttctgatctacacgattcacgtggatggcCCGTTTTGATTTCAATATGGCAAATTACACCAGAAGGTACCCTGAAAAGCGAGAGGACCACATTTAGAAAAGACTTGTTTTAGTATTCAGCTCCACGAGAGGCAACAAATACCAACAAGACTGTTTGTAAAAATGCTGGGATAGTTTTGGATAGCTCTGTAAATCCAGACAAAAGGGAATGTTATAACTGAAATGAGAAGACCTGAGGCAGAGCAACCGTCTTCTGCCTAAAACCTTTAGTCTTCAAAACTCTCTAAGCGCAtacgggaaaaaaagaaaaaggattaCGGCAACAacttaattttattatttattttggactGCATCACAGAATACAAAAACATTTGGGTTTCGCTGACCACAGGAAGTATTTACAAATGTGTTATCTACAAGGAGGAAGGTTCAATTGATATGCACCGTTACCAAAAACGGGGCAAAAAATAGAGCGCAAGAATCTACACAGACGAAGTCGGAAAACAACACGGAGCGTCGTTTTGAACAAAGAAGAGTCCAAAACACGTACCCGCCGTCACACAGGTGGCATCATTGATCCTTCActgctctcctcttttctcccctaGCAGGACCGGTATTTAACAACTTAGGAAGCTTCTTCGTCGATCTTGGGTGCCAAGTAGTATTTGACGTGTCCCATATCAGCGATCTTGTACTCCACCACTgatgaaagacaacaaataaaaaaataagtcaaCACAGTAGTTGGTCTAAACACAGACTTTTctacttaaaaaaacaataataataaaaaagagtgACAGGTGCTCCTACCGAGGGGGATATCGGCGGACATGCTGAGGGTGACGGTCTTGGACAGCGGCGTTGCCTTGGTGAAGAAGTTCAAGTAGTTGAGGGCAAAGATCAGCTGGACGGGTTCGTTCATCTCAATAGTGAcctaaaaaaacacagaagagGAACACAAATTTCAGACGTTGTGAAGGACGGTCACAACTCTATTACGTTCCCAATAGATTCATCTTAATCCCATTTCAAGCCGTTCAAGGACGTCCTCAAAATGATTATCAAAATAGCCTCAGATCAATTCACTGTCAATGTTTCAGAATCTTTTTTCATTAATCATCtataaaaagatgaaaaatggTTTAGGCAATTAAATGGCCGTGGCCAGCTGTGTGAATGTCAGTTTCAACCCAGCTCTCGTACTCACCGCCTCGTCCTCCTTGTCCACGTTGGTGGTCTGGGACAGCTTGACGTTCCCCGTGCCGAGCTCGCCTGAGGTGGAGAACTTGACTCCGTCTTTGGCGCAGGAGATCATGACGGCGTCACCGATCTGGGACAGGTCGCGGCAGATGCGGGCAAACTCCCCAGAGGGCATCTTCACCACGCAGCTGTACTCCTGCTCctgaaagacaaaaaagaaagaagtgtcAGGGACCGTGTGCATGGACCATCGGCGCAATGGACGCAAAAAAAGGATTTACGAGAtctacagaatggagcagattacagccCATGTGAACCAAAGAATggaaacatttcttaagcactggcaaaagtggtgaaactatgtcacagataaatggcctgactgtatttctttactctatagaaaatgatttctccctgccttatttatttatagttttgttactatggtattgtttttgtttctttatttgcatatgtgtttatttttttgttttttacttctctttatacaaagaatctgaaaaatgtcaatatgtgtatgtgattctgaacactaataaaatataaataataaaataaaataaataaaggacttACTGGAATACCGAGCTGCTCCACGTCGAGGTCCATCAACTTCATCTCGTAATCTGACACTTTCCCCTGGTCTGTTAGAGTGAAAAGAAGAGGCAAATTAAGACTTTGATCCTGAAGAATTCAAGCTTAAACATCAAccatcatgatgatgtcatactgctTCAATATCTCAACATACTTACTGACAGTCTCAAACACTAGGGCCAGTGTGTCTGCATTGTCTTCCGCTCTGAGGGTGATGATGTCTTCATTTCCGGCACACTTCAGGATTTTGGACATACTGTAGGACAAGGACAagaaagtataaaaaaaagtcaattaaAAAACTGATTCTTTTTATACTccgtttataaaaaataaattgttccCATCTTTACGTGCAATTATGTTctttttagggctgtcagcgttaacgcgttaatctgagattaatttggctgcgttaacgcactaaaatattttaacgcaattaacgcaactttgtttacttccggtgttcgttgaagtttttacactcaaacagagtgtcaaaccgcggcagtacggtttaacactgtttccgtttttaaaacaattatttctccgcgaaaataaggagcagaaatcagtttaaactcgtggatgaatcagtcgggtttcctcctgcgctccttcctcccgtctaccCCTCTGATACAGAGGAACCAAGGGGCggcgtgtcgggtgacgcggcacggaaagaactcgtcacacgaaaccttcaacgtgattggtcaatccttttgtctgtcaacattttggggaaaaaacaaccaatgaacactcagtaaatcacaaggacctcccacctcacaggtaaggctcattagcaacctgtcagtccagtcagagaacacggcacgaggacaactgagcctcattgaatagagctgagattgttctggaatgtttgatatataacacgtgggtatgtgtcatatgcaaacgcctttaaacagtgaatttaattttttttgtaaaatggagaacatgagcccagcctccagagggttaacgtgacacatgtgaacgtcagtcagttcccaaggtcactgttaaagatgacaggaccaatggggtctcaatatacttttttaaaattactaatctgatgtttcactgaagaaacaatttatcatccacaatattaaatacctcgctggcactttataggtaggagcctctttgaaaacacagctatgtgtgaagtttggtctttaaaaagaatgaacttttaacttttaattgcgattaatgaatttcaaaatgtgcgattaattaattatttttaatcgattgacagccctagttcttttataaaaattaaTACATAAAAAACGTTAGTTTCAATTGCATAGTGTTCCAATATACTAATATTTCGGTTATTATCATATATTTTGTATCTATTAGAAATCCGCAAATACACGTATTGAATATGTATCTACAGTGAAGTCCAATCAACTATGTGCTTTAAAGCAAAGCAAATGTTCGATGGTCCGGGACCCCGGTGTTGTCACAAAGACGCGGCAGCGCACCGGAAGTGGAGGTTCCCGCCAAGCATCAGCAGCGCACTTGGCGCGCAAATGACGTAGTTACGTCACAACTACGCAGCTGTCGGCGGCTCTCGAACTGCGCCACAAGTTTATTAATTAACATAAAACACTCAAAACCGGCTATTGGTAATAAACTCATGTGAACTCCCAGCATGTGATCAGGCAGTAAAGAGTTAACCGCTCTCCAGGAGAGAGACTTGCCCGGGCAAGTCCTCCAAGATGGCTACCCTCTTTGTAGCAGTTTGTTACGAGACGTCGCTATTCATGCCAACTGAAGACACTGACCTGCCGGTCTAGCCTCGTGTAGATACATCATGAACAACGAGCATTTAAACCGCTCACACAAACCAAACATCAGCTGCTAATTTGTCCATTTGAGCCGCAACGAAACTTTGGCAAGTGGACCTCTCGAAGTAGCTAACGTCACTTTTATGCTAATGCCTCGAGCCCAcgacagactgacacacacacactgcacgtcAAGCGCGCCAACGGGCTGTGGCGCGTGAGGCTACCCCACCTGCTGAGGTTGACTCCCATGGCGAGGTTCCTGTCGCAGCGGTACGAGTCGAAGCCGTCGTGCCGCAGCGTGAGCTGCACCAGCGACACGTGGGACGAGTCCATGCTCTGCAGGGAGATGCCGGACGAGCTGACGTCCCAGCAGGCTTCTGTGATCAGGTCCTTCAGAGCCTCGAGCACCTTCTTCAGGATGGAGCCCTGCACCAGGCGAGCCTCGAACATGGTTGCTGTAGGAGTTTCGGCGTCTGCGTAGATTAAACCGGAAAGATGGCTTCGTCAAGAGGCCGGCGGagtagaggtggagaggaggtggagtagaggtggagaggaggtggagaggcgcCTGTAGAAGTTCAGCCTTTGTGTTCGTCAGCTCTCAGACGTGCAGCACGCAGAAGCCACTCTCGCAGCAGAGGGAGGATTTGTGATGAAAACGCGCGCTAACGTCAGCTTTTAATGACTCCGCGTTATTGCGTCATTTCCGTTTCCGTTTGTCGGCACCAATCAAACCGCGAGTGGGCGCCGATGTCGGCCATTTTGGGAAGGACCAGCCTCTCTCGCGCACAACAACAcagaacagacacaaacaacacagaACAACGGGGACGGGTGTTTGGCCATTTTCCATCACAGTGGGAATACTTAACAGCACATACCACAATATCATAAATACATGCATGTATTTATGCATGCATGTATTTATGCATGCATGTATAAATGCATGTATGCATACAACacgtatgtatgcatgtgtttatgtgtgtgtgtatgtatgcatacatacataactACATGCatacttacaaacattaaactgtaatggttaaagaccttagccagactgtggctaatcagggcaaataaacatatctgcaaacattatattggcgacatgcagagatacggcatcccgcacgggccaattgcatgcatcaacccagtttgtgatggattcagggttgccaggtctgtgtgacaaaaccagcccaatggcctaGCAAAACCAGCcgaaaaccagcccaatggccaataaaaccagcccaaaaaccagcccaatatcagaactcaaaatatgcccgtgccaaaccatatacactgcttttaaagtccaacagcattgctatcattgccaaatgtattgtaatatctacaaagtaacaccaaatgtttagtatgccagcattaaaagcagttttaccTAAACAGttatccctcttcctcccactcctatGTTGCAACAAATTCCTCAcctgtttgtgaaaacattcattctttggcaataaacctgtttctgattctgattctgattctgattctgatatactgtatatccatatatatatatataaaacacagcTGAAGTctaaaatgaacaaataaaaaatataaaaacaatgaaatgaacatgtgaatcccatataagtatatatgtacatgcatacataattattacattattatacatataataaaacaaccatatatatatatatagacatatacatacacatatatacatacacaaacacacacacacacacacacacatagagtagtgtattcaaaaacatatttataatataagtgCTGAAACAATCAGCAACATGACCTGGTTTTAGCTTCTCAAATGTCAGGATGgatacacattttatatatatttacattattatataatatttatatacagcaataattgtatttattctcgTAAAATATCGATATTTATtccaaaacaataattatatacattCTCATGTACTGGACATATATATTTGCAATCAATATCAATGCAATAATGCTGCTTATATTCGTCCAATAATTCTTATTGTATCATTTAATTAGTATTCCTAatactatatatgtgtgtggtctcttcttcctctctgtgacccatctgtctctctccgcctcATAGAAAGCGGACTGTGTGAAGTCCCCCCAGGCCATCTCCTTCCCCATGCCCTGGTccttgtacagggagaacacccTGGAGGGGCAGTAGACGTACTTCCCCAACACCCCGGGGAAGCAGCTGTGAACATGAGGGCTGCCGGGGCCTTGCCTCAGCGGCACAGGCGACCTGTCGGCAGCGGCTCCGccgacttcctcttcttcctcttcttccttcaccTTCTTCCACTCGGCCCCCCTCTGCTTGGCGGCCTCCAGCTCGCGCTCAAAGAAAGGAGACGCTGCAAAGTCCTCAAAGGACATGCGGGGGTCTTTCAGGCCTTCGCATTCATACGTCTTAAAGACCTTGGTGGAGCAGTAGAAATCTTTAACTGTCTTGGTCTGGAAGAATAAATGAACCGAGGAACCGTCGGCAAGGTAGCGGGACTTTGGCTGAGCGCAGGCCGGACAGTTCCTCGTCATCTTCTGCTGCGGATGTTGCTGCTCTTGCTTGTCCAGGATCTCAGCCACCATCTTCTCCACTGCATCCCGGCTCAGTGACTCCTCCTTGAGAGGAGCCACAGCTGGAGGGTTGACGGTTGCAGGAGGCATGGTGATGACCGGCACACTGACCGTTTGGCTGCCGGTGGTCAAGCTCTGCCACAGCTGCTGTGTCTCCAACACCTTCTCTGGGCTGGTGTTCACAGAGGAGCTGGTGGGTTTTCTTTTGGCCAGATGCTTGACATATCTGGAGATATGTTGGCATGTGGTCGGATGTAACAAACTGTGAGGGTCAGTGCACCCCCTCTGGACCATGGCGGCGTAGTCGTCATCCACCTGCTTCAGCATGCGTGGAGCTCCGTGGTGTTTCATCAGAAGCCGTCAATGGCACCTTCTGTCCACCGGCCGTGGTCCAGCACCTGGACGATGCCTCCTGTTTT
It contains:
- the pcna gene encoding proliferating cell nuclear antigen, which translates into the protein MFEARLVQGSILKKVLEALKDLITEACWDVSSSGISLQSMDSSHVSLVQLTLRHDGFDSYRCDRNLAMGVNLSSMSKILKCAGNEDIITLRAEDNADTLALVFETVNQGKVSDYEMKLMDLDVEQLGIPEQEYSCVVKMPSGEFARICRDLSQIGDAVMISCAKDGVKFSTSGELGTGNVKLSQTTNVDKEDEAVTIEMNEPVQLIFALNYLNFFTKATPLSKTVTLSMSADIPLVVEYKIADMGHVKYYLAPKIDEEAS
- the LOC130196903 gene encoding uncharacterized protein LOC130196903 isoform X1, translating into MKHHGAPRMLKQVDDDYAAMVQRGCTDPHSLLHPTTCQHISRYVKHLAKRKPTSSSVNTSPEKVLETQQLWQSLTTGSQTVSVPVITMPPATVNPPAVAPLKEESLSRDAVEKMVAEILDKQEQQHPQQKMTRNCPACAQPKSRYLADGSSVHLFFQTKTVKDFYCSTKVFKTYECEGLKDPRMSFEDFAASPFFERELEAAKQRGAEWKKVKEEEEEEEVGGAAADRSPVPLRQGPGSPHVHSCFPGVLGKYVYCPSRVFSLYKDQGMGKEMAWGDFTQSAFYEAERDRWVTERKKRPHTYIVLGILIK